In Streptomyces venezuelae, the sequence CGCGAACCGGTCGAGTTCATGAACCACTGCAGCACGAAGTGGGCGATCTTCCTGATGAGTCTGAAGTCCCTCGTGGAGACGGGGTCCGGTGCGCCGCACCCGCGCGACGTACAGATCAGCAACTGGCACTGACGCCGGCCTGCGGCGCACTGCCTCAAACGCCCGGCCGCCTCCGCGGCCGGGCGTCGGGCGTCGGGCGTCGGGCGTCGGGCGTCGGGCGTCGGGCGTCGGGCGTCGGGCGTCGGGCGTCGGGCGTCGGGCTCGGGCGTCGGGCTCGGGCGTCGGGCTCAGGCGTCGGGCTCAGGCGTACTTCCCGGCGAACCAGGACGCCGCCGCCTGGGTGTGCAGGGGGAAGGCCAGCACCGACGGCGTGCGCAGGATGTGCCAGCCCGTGGTCTCGTCCGTCGCCTTCGAGGCGGGCAGTTCCGCGGCCGGGCGGGGCGGGAGGAGGCCGAAGAGGAGGAGGTGGCCCGCCGGGGAGCTCAGGGCGTCGGCCAGGACGACCTCGGAGGCAGGTGCCGTGATGCCGGTCTCCTCGAAGAGTTCCCGGACCATCGCGTCGCGCCAGTCCTCACCGAAGTCGATGAAGCCACCGGGGAGGGCGACGCCGCCGAGGGCCGGTTCGATGGTGCGGGTGATCACCACGAGCCCGGAACCGTCCGCGTCCTCGACCGGGAGGAGGGTGACGGCCACCGGGAGCGGATTGCGGTAGGCGGTCGCCCCGCAGGCCGCGCAGGTACGGGGCCACTCGGGGGTGGCGTACTGCGCTCCGCAGGTGGAGCAGTGCGAGTCCTTCAGGTGTGCCGGCATCCGGCGATGGTATGCCAAGGAACGTACGGATGAGGGTGGTTGCGGAACGCGTGCCCACACCCCCTTCCCCCGCCCCTATCCCTGTCCCTGCCTCTGTCCCTGTCCCTGTCGGCGCCGTCCGGCCGTGAGTACCGTGCCCGCATGACATTCACCTCGTACGAGGAATTCTGGCCGTACTACGTCGCGATGCACTCGCGCGCCGCCACCCGCTGGATCCATCTCACCGGCACCCTCACCGGTCTGGCCGTGACCGCCTACGGGCTGGCGCGCGGCCGCCGGCGGTACCTCGCCGCCCTGCCCCTGATCGGCTACGGGACCGCCTGGCCGGCGCACTTCCTGATCGAGGGGAACAACCCGGCCACCTTCGGACATCCCGCGTGGTCTCTGCGCGGGGACACGCAGATGATCCGGATGATGCTGGCCGGGCGCGACGCGGAGCTGGGCGAGATCGCGCAGAAGTGGCTTGCCGAGAACCCGTGTCAGGGCCGTCCGCCCGTGGCAGACTCCTGACGATCCGTCAGATCTCTGACCAGGGAGGGGCATCGTGGCACGCACACGCACACCCGTCGTGAGCGGGTGGTTCACCGAGGACGCACCGGACGGCGGCGGCTTCCGGCTGCTCGGCACCCGGTGCTCGGCCTGTACTGCGGTGTTCTTCCCGCGCGAGGACACGTACTGCCGCAATCCGCACTGCCCCGGCGGTGGTGAACTCGCCGAGGTGCCGCTCTCCCCCCGGGGCCGGGTCTGGTCCTACACCGACGGGCGCTACCGGCCTCCCGCGCCGTACGTGTCCGACCCGGCCGTGCCCTGGGAGCCGTACACGCTGGTCGCGGTGGAGCTGGAGGCCGAGGGGATGGTGGTGCTGGGACAGGCCGCACCCGGGGTGGGGGTCGCGGATCTCGCCGTCGGAATGGAGGTCGAGGTGGTCGGGGGCGTACTGAACGAGGAAGCGGGGACCGCCGAAGCCTCCGGAGCCCCCGGAGCCTCCGGGACCGTCTGGACCACCTGGCAGTTCCGTCCGGTGGGAGGGGCCGAATGAGTGCCGACATCGCGGTCCTCGGGGCCGGTATGCACCCCTGGGGCAAGTGGGGCCGCAGTTTCGTCGAATACGGGCGGGCCGCCGCGCGGTCGGCGCTGGCCGACGCCGGACTGGACTGGACCGCGGTGCAGTCGATCGTCGGCGCCAACACGGTCCGTTCCGGCTACCCGGGTTATGTGGCGGGCGCCACCTTCGCCCGGGCCCTCGGCTGGCAGGGCGCCCGGGTCACCAGCGTGTACGCCGCCTGCGCGTCCGGCGCGCAGGCCATCGGAGCCGCCCGCGCGCAGATCCTGGCCGGCCTGGCCGACGTGGTGCTCGTGGTCGGCGCGGACGCGGCGCCCAAGGGGTTCTTCGCCCCGGCGGGCGGCGACCGGCCCGACGATCCCGACTGGCT encodes:
- a CDS encoding NUDIX domain-containing protein, coding for MPAHLKDSHCSTCGAQYATPEWPRTCAACGATAYRNPLPVAVTLLPVEDADGSGLVVITRTIEPALGGVALPGGFIDFGEDWRDAMVRELFEETGITAPASEVVLADALSSPAGHLLLFGLLPPRPAAELPASKATDETTGWHILRTPSVLAFPLHTQAAASWFAGKYA
- a CDS encoding DUF962 domain-containing protein, which codes for MTFTSYEEFWPYYVAMHSRAATRWIHLTGTLTGLAVTAYGLARGRRRYLAALPLIGYGTAWPAHFLIEGNNPATFGHPAWSLRGDTQMIRMMLAGRDAELGEIAQKWLAENPCQGRPPVADS
- a CDS encoding Zn-ribbon domain-containing OB-fold protein — translated: MARTRTPVVSGWFTEDAPDGGGFRLLGTRCSACTAVFFPREDTYCRNPHCPGGGELAEVPLSPRGRVWSYTDGRYRPPAPYVSDPAVPWEPYTLVAVELEAEGMVVLGQAAPGVGVADLAVGMEVEVVGGVLNEEAGTAEASGAPGASGTVWTTWQFRPVGGAE